One genomic region from Mauremys reevesii isolate NIE-2019 linkage group 7, ASM1616193v1, whole genome shotgun sequence encodes:
- the EIF3A gene encoding eukaryotic translation initiation factor 3 subunit A isoform X8, with protein MPVYFQRPENALKRANEFLEVGKKQPALDVLYDVMKSKKHRTWQKIHEPIMLKYLELCVDLRKSHLAKEGLYQYKNICQQVNIKSLEDVVRAYLKLAEEKTEAAKEESQQMVLDIEDLDNIQTPESVLLSAVSGEDTQDRTDRLLLTPWVKFLWESYRQCLDLLRNNSRVERLYHDIAQQAFKFCLQYTRKAEFRKLCDNLRMHLGQIQRHHNQSTAINLSNPESQSMHLETRLVQLDSAISMELWQEAFKAVEDIHGLFSLSKKPPKPQLMANYYHKVSTVFWKSGNALFHASTLHRLYHLSREMRKNLTQEEMQRMSTRVLLATLSIPITPERTDIARLLDMDGIIVEKQRRLATLLGLQAPPTRISLINDMVRFNVVQHVVPEVKDLYNWLEVDFHPLKLCDRVTKVLNWVRDQVEKEPELQLYVPHLQNNTILRLLQQVAQIYQTIDFSRLTTLVPFVDAFQLERAIVDAARHCDLQVRLDHTSRTLSFGSDLNYSTREDAPLGPQLQSMPSEQIRNQLTAMSSALAKALEVIKPPNIVQEKEEQHQLAVTAYLKNSRKEHQRILARRQTIEERKERLESLNIQREKEELEQREAELQKVRKAEEERLRQEAKEREKERILQEHEQIKKKTVRERLEQIKKTELGAKAFKDIDIEDLEELDPDFIMAKQVEQLEKEKKELQERLKNQEKKIDYFERAKRLEEIPLIKTAYEEQRIRDMDLWEQQEEERISTMQLEREKALEHKNRMSRMVEDKDLFVSRLKAARQSIYQEKLKQFEERLAEERHNRLEERKRQRKEERRISYYREKEEEEQRLQEEKMLKELEEKERIEREKREEEQREYQERVRKLEEVERKKRQREQEIEERERRREEERRGLDDPLSRRESRWGDRDADNTWRRTAEPESEWRRAPPEREWRRGEGRDDERPFRRGDDLLRRGGVEEKEPSSREANEDRAPKQDVDQDREPMRGVDEDGEPRRDEDREPRRDEDGEPKRDEDGGPRRGVDEDGGPRRGVDQDRGSWRTADDDRGPRRGLDDDRGPRRGLDDDRGPRRGLDDDRGPRRGLDDDRGSWRTADEDRGPRRGLDEDRGPRRGLDEDRGPRRGLDEDRGSWRTADDDRGPRRGLDDDRGPRRGLDDDRGPRRGLDDDRGPRRGLDDDRGSWRTADDDRGPRRGLDDDRISRRDEDRGPWRSADEDRLSRRDDDRGPWRGGDDDRGPRRSDDSRPGPWRPFGKPGGWREREKAREDSWGPPRDSRPSEDRELDRDKDIDENEKDREFDKDRDLDRDDRFRRPRDEAGWRRGPAEEVSSWRDSSRRDEWDRGGRDMRDDRGVRDLRDRRGDDRDRRGPPIRTDREETSSWRRGDDRKEERGEERETIRRAAPAPAPTPVPAAAPAAAPPPISKDRERDAESEKGSWRTEKERESLRRTKHETDEDGWTTVRR; from the exons TGTTCTCTTAAGTGCTGTAAGTGGGGAAGACACTCAAGATCGTACAGATCGGCTGCTTTTGACTCCCTGGGTTAAATTTCTATGGGAATCATACAGACAGTGTTTGGACCTTCTTCGAAACAATTCTAGAGTGGAACGCCTCTACCATGATATTGCACAGCAAG CTTTTAAGTTCTGCTTGCAGTACACTCGTAAGGCTGAGTTCCGTAAACTCTGCGATAACCTGAGGATGCATTTAGGGCAGATCCAACGCCACCATAACCAAAGTACAGCAATTAACCTCAGTAATCCTGAGAGCCAGTCTATGCACTTGGAGACAAGGCTTGTGCAGCTGGACAGTGCTATTAGCATGGAATTGTGGCAG GAAGCTTTCAAAGCAGTGGAGGATATTCATGGACTATTCTCCTTGTCTAAGAAACCACCCAAACCCCAGCTGATGGCAAATTACTATCACAAAGTTTCCACTGTCTTCTGGAAATCAGGAAATGCTCTTTTCCATGCATCCACACTTCACCGACTGTACCACCTCTCAAGAGAAATGCGAAAGAATCTCACACAAGAGGAGATGCAGAG GATGTCAACCCGAGTCCTTTTGGCTACTCTGTCAATTCCTATAACTCCTGAGCGAACTGATATTGCTCGTCTTCTGGATATGGATGGTATCATTGTTGAAAAGCAGCGACGTCTGGCCACTCTGCTGGGCCTCCAGGCCCCACCTACACGCATCAGTCTTATTAATGATATG GTGAGGTTCAATGTAGTGCAGCATGTTGTTCCAGAGGTGAAGGACCTTTACAATTGGCTTGAAGTAGATTTCCACCCACTAAAGCTATGTGATCGTGTAACCAAG GTTCTAAACTGGGTGAGAGATCAAGTTGAAAAGGAACCTGAATTGCAGCTGTATGTCCCACATCTGCAAAACAACACCATCCTTCGTCTTCTGCAGCAG GTGGCGCAGATTTATCAGACCATCGACTTTTCTCGTTTAACTACCTTGGTTCCTTTTGTTGATGCTTTCCAATTAGAACGTGCTATTGTCGATGCAGCCAGACATTGTGACTTGCAA GTTCGCCTTGATCATACTTCTCGAACgctgagctttggatcagatttAAATTATTCAACTCGGGAAGATGCCCCGCTTGGCCCTCAGCTGCAAAGTATGCCTTCTGAGCAAATTAGAAATCAGCTGACTGCTATGTCCTCTGCTCTCGCTAAGGCTCTTGAAGTCATTAAACCGCCAAACATAGTG CAAGAGAAGGAAGAACAACATCAGTTAGCTGTCACTGCTTACTTAAAAAATTCAAGGAAAGAGCATCAGCGTATCCTTGCTCGTCGTCAAACTATAGAGGAGAGAAAGGAGCGTCTTGAAAGTCTAAACATTCAGCGTGAGAAAGAAGAGTTGGAACAGCGTGAAGCTGAACTTCAAAAAGTTCGTAAAGCTGAAGAAGAGAGACTGCGCCAGGaggcaaaagagagagagaaggagcgtATTCTGCAAGAACATGagcaaataaaaaagaaaactgtTCGTGAACGCTTGGAGCAGATTAAGAAGACTGAACTGGGAGCCAAGGCATTCAAAGATATTGATATTGAG GATCTTGAAGAATTGGACCCTGACTTCATCATGGCTAAACAGGTTGAACAGCTggagaaagaaaagaaggaaCTCCAAGAACGTCTGAAGAATCAGGAAAAGAAG ATTGACTATTTTGAAAGAGCAAAGCGCTTGGAAGAAATTCCTCTGATAAAGACTGCCTATGAAGAACAAAGAATCCGAGATATGGACCTGTGGGAACAGCAAGAAGAAGAAAGG ATCAGCACAATGCAGCTGGAACGCGAAAAAGCCTTGGAGCATAAGAACAGGATGTCAAGGATGGTGGAGGATAAAGACTTATTTGTATCTAGGCTCAAGGCAGCACGACAGTCCATTTATCAG GAAAAACTCAAACAGTTCGAAGAAAGGTTAGCAGAAGAAAGACATAATCGTTTGGAGGAACGTAAGAGACAACGCAAAGAGGAGAGGCGTATTTCTTATTACagagaaaaggaggaggaagagcagagattgcaagaagaaaaaatgcttaaag AGCTCGAAGAGAAGGAACGTATTGAGCGTGAAAAACGTGAGGAGGAACAGCGTGAATACCAGGAGCGTGTCAGAAAACTAGAAGAAGTAGAGAGGAAAAAACGTCAGAGAGAGCAGGAAATTGAAGAGAGGGAGCGTCGCAGAGAGGAGGAGCGGAGGGGTCTTGATGACCCACTTTCAAGAAGG GAATCTCGTTGGGGTGATAGAGATGCTGACAACACCTGGAGACGAACAGCTGAgccagaatcagaatggagaCGAGCACCACCAGAGAG GGAATGGCGCCGTGGAGAAGGGCGTGATGATGAAAGACCTTTCCGAAGAGGAGATGATCTGCTTAGACGTGGTGGTGTTGAAGAGAAAGAGCCTTCTTCCCGGGAAGCAAATGAAGACAGAGCCCCCAAGCAGGATGTGGACCAAGACAGGGAACCCATGCGGGGCGTGGACGAGGATGGGGAACCCAGGCGGGACGAGGATAGGGAACCCAGGCGGGACGAGGATGGGGAACCCAAGCGGGATGAGGACGGGGGACCCAGGCGGGGTGTGGACGAGGATGGGGGACCTAGGCGGGGTGTAGATCAGGACAGAGGGAGTTGGCGCACTGCAGATGACGACAGGGGGCCGAGGCGGGGCCTGGATGACGACAGGGGGCCGAGGCGGGGCCTGGATGACGACAGGGGGCCCAGGCGGGGCCTGGATGACGACAGGGGGCCCAG GCGGGGCCTGGATGACGACAGGGGGAGTTGGCGTACTGCAGATGAGGATAGGG GTCCCAGGCGCGGGCTGGATGAGGATAGGGGTCCCAGGCGCGGGCTGGATGAGGATAGGGGTCCCAGGCGCGGGCTGGATGAGGATAGGGGGAGTTGGCGCACTGCAGATGACGACAGGGGGCCCAGGCGGGGCCTGGATGACGACAGGGGGCCCAGGCGGGGCCTGGATGACGACAGGGGGCCCAGGCGGGGCCTGGATGACGACAGGGGGCCCAGGCGGGGCCTGGATGACGACAGGGGGAGTTGGCGCACTGCAGATGATGACAGGGGACCTAGGCGGGGCCTGGATGATGACAGAATTTCTAGACGAGATGAGGACAGAGGCCCCTGGCGTAGTGCAGATGAGGATCGACTCTCAAGACGTGATGACGACAGGGGTCCATGGCGTGGTGGGGATGATGACAGAGGGCCCAGGCGTAGTGATGATTCAAGACCTGGTCCTTGGAGACCATTTGGTAAACCAG GCGGATGGAGAGAACGAGAGAAAGCTCGCGAAGACAGCTGGGGACCCCCGCGAGACTCCAGACCTTCGGAAGACCGTGAGTTGGATAGAGATAAAGATATTGATGAAAATGAAAAGGATCGTGAGTTTGACAAAGATCGTGACCTTGATCGGGATGATCGCTTCAGACGTCCAAG GGATGAGGCTGGCTGGAGAAGAGGACCAGCTGAGGAAGTTTCCAGCTGGAGAGATTCAAGTCGTCGAGACGAATGGGATAGAGGTGGTCGTGACATGAGAGATGACCGGGGTGTTCGTGACCTGAGAGATCGTCGTGGTGATGATAGAGATAGAAGAGGACCTCCAATCAGAACAGACCGTGAAGAAA CGAGTTCATGGCGGCGTGGTGACGACAGAAAAGAAGAACGTGGAGAAGAACGTGAAACTATCCGGCGAGCTGCTCCGGCTCCAGCTCCGactcctgttcctgctgctgctcccgctgctgctcctcctcctattTCAAAAGATAGGGAGAGGGATGCAGAGAGCGAGAAGGGGTCCTGGAGAACAGAAAAAGAACGCGAATCTCTTCGTCGCACTAAACATGAAACAGATGAAGATGGATGGACCACTGTACGACGTTAA
- the EIF3A gene encoding eukaryotic translation initiation factor 3 subunit A isoform X2: protein MPVYFQRPENALKRANEFLEVGKKQPALDVLYDVMKSKKHRTWQKIHEPIMLKYLELCVDLRKSHLAKEGLYQYKNICQQVNIKSLEDVVRAYLKLAEEKTEAAKEESQQMVLDIEDLDNIQTPESVLLSAVSGEDTQDRTDRLLLTPWVKFLWESYRQCLDLLRNNSRVERLYHDIAQQAFKFCLQYTRKAEFRKLCDNLRMHLGQIQRHHNQSTAINLSNPESQSMHLETRLVQLDSAISMELWQEAFKAVEDIHGLFSLSKKPPKPQLMANYYHKVSTVFWKSGNALFHASTLHRLYHLSREMRKNLTQEEMQRMSTRVLLATLSIPITPERTDIARLLDMDGIIVEKQRRLATLLGLQAPPTRISLINDMVRFNVVQHVVPEVKDLYNWLEVDFHPLKLCDRVTKVLNWVRDQVEKEPELQLYVPHLQNNTILRLLQQVAQIYQTIDFSRLTTLVPFVDAFQLERAIVDAARHCDLQVRLDHTSRTLSFGSDLNYSTREDAPLGPQLQSMPSEQIRNQLTAMSSALAKALEVIKPPNIVQEKEEQHQLAVTAYLKNSRKEHQRILARRQTIEERKERLESLNIQREKEELEQREAELQKVRKAEEERLRQEAKEREKERILQEHEQIKKKTVRERLEQIKKTELGAKAFKDIDIEDLEELDPDFIMAKQVEQLEKEKKELQERLKNQEKKIDYFERAKRLEEIPLIKTAYEEQRIRDMDLWEQQEEERISTMQLEREKALEHKNRMSRMVEDKDLFVSRLKAARQSIYQEKLKQFEERLAEERHNRLEERKRQRKEERRISYYREKEEEEQRLQEEKMLKELEEKERIEREKREEEQREYQERVRKLEEVERKKRQREQEIEERERRREEERRGLDDPLSRRESRWGDRDADNTWRRTAEPESEWRRAPPEREWRRGEGRDDERPFRRGDDLLRRGGVEEKEPSSREANEDRAPKQDVDQDREPMRGVDEDGEPRRDEDREPRRDEDGEPKRDEDGGPRRGVDEDGGPRRGVDQDRGSWRTADDDRGPRRGLDDDRGPRRGLDDDRGPRRGLDDDRGPRRGLDDDRGSWRTADEDRGPRRGLDEDRGPRRGLDEDRGPRRGLDEDRGPRRGLDEDRGSWRTADDDRGPRRGLDDDRGPRRGLDDDRGPRRGLDDDRGPRRGLDDDRGSWRTADDDRGPRRGLDDDRISRRDEDRGPWRSADEDRLSRRDDDRGPWRGGDDDRGPRRSDDSRPGPWRPFGKPGGWREREKAREDSWGPPRDSRPSEDRELDRDKDIDENEKDREFDKDRDLDRDDRFRRPRDEAGWRRGPAEEVSSWRDSSRRDEWDRGGRDMRDDRGVRDLRDRRGDDRDRRGPPIRTDREETSSWRRGDDRKEERGEERETIRRAAPAPAPTPVPAAAPAAAPPPISKDRERDAESEKGSWRTEKERESLRRTKHETDEDGWTTVRR, encoded by the exons TGTTCTCTTAAGTGCTGTAAGTGGGGAAGACACTCAAGATCGTACAGATCGGCTGCTTTTGACTCCCTGGGTTAAATTTCTATGGGAATCATACAGACAGTGTTTGGACCTTCTTCGAAACAATTCTAGAGTGGAACGCCTCTACCATGATATTGCACAGCAAG CTTTTAAGTTCTGCTTGCAGTACACTCGTAAGGCTGAGTTCCGTAAACTCTGCGATAACCTGAGGATGCATTTAGGGCAGATCCAACGCCACCATAACCAAAGTACAGCAATTAACCTCAGTAATCCTGAGAGCCAGTCTATGCACTTGGAGACAAGGCTTGTGCAGCTGGACAGTGCTATTAGCATGGAATTGTGGCAG GAAGCTTTCAAAGCAGTGGAGGATATTCATGGACTATTCTCCTTGTCTAAGAAACCACCCAAACCCCAGCTGATGGCAAATTACTATCACAAAGTTTCCACTGTCTTCTGGAAATCAGGAAATGCTCTTTTCCATGCATCCACACTTCACCGACTGTACCACCTCTCAAGAGAAATGCGAAAGAATCTCACACAAGAGGAGATGCAGAG GATGTCAACCCGAGTCCTTTTGGCTACTCTGTCAATTCCTATAACTCCTGAGCGAACTGATATTGCTCGTCTTCTGGATATGGATGGTATCATTGTTGAAAAGCAGCGACGTCTGGCCACTCTGCTGGGCCTCCAGGCCCCACCTACACGCATCAGTCTTATTAATGATATG GTGAGGTTCAATGTAGTGCAGCATGTTGTTCCAGAGGTGAAGGACCTTTACAATTGGCTTGAAGTAGATTTCCACCCACTAAAGCTATGTGATCGTGTAACCAAG GTTCTAAACTGGGTGAGAGATCAAGTTGAAAAGGAACCTGAATTGCAGCTGTATGTCCCACATCTGCAAAACAACACCATCCTTCGTCTTCTGCAGCAG GTGGCGCAGATTTATCAGACCATCGACTTTTCTCGTTTAACTACCTTGGTTCCTTTTGTTGATGCTTTCCAATTAGAACGTGCTATTGTCGATGCAGCCAGACATTGTGACTTGCAA GTTCGCCTTGATCATACTTCTCGAACgctgagctttggatcagatttAAATTATTCAACTCGGGAAGATGCCCCGCTTGGCCCTCAGCTGCAAAGTATGCCTTCTGAGCAAATTAGAAATCAGCTGACTGCTATGTCCTCTGCTCTCGCTAAGGCTCTTGAAGTCATTAAACCGCCAAACATAGTG CAAGAGAAGGAAGAACAACATCAGTTAGCTGTCACTGCTTACTTAAAAAATTCAAGGAAAGAGCATCAGCGTATCCTTGCTCGTCGTCAAACTATAGAGGAGAGAAAGGAGCGTCTTGAAAGTCTAAACATTCAGCGTGAGAAAGAAGAGTTGGAACAGCGTGAAGCTGAACTTCAAAAAGTTCGTAAAGCTGAAGAAGAGAGACTGCGCCAGGaggcaaaagagagagagaaggagcgtATTCTGCAAGAACATGagcaaataaaaaagaaaactgtTCGTGAACGCTTGGAGCAGATTAAGAAGACTGAACTGGGAGCCAAGGCATTCAAAGATATTGATATTGAG GATCTTGAAGAATTGGACCCTGACTTCATCATGGCTAAACAGGTTGAACAGCTggagaaagaaaagaaggaaCTCCAAGAACGTCTGAAGAATCAGGAAAAGAAG ATTGACTATTTTGAAAGAGCAAAGCGCTTGGAAGAAATTCCTCTGATAAAGACTGCCTATGAAGAACAAAGAATCCGAGATATGGACCTGTGGGAACAGCAAGAAGAAGAAAGG ATCAGCACAATGCAGCTGGAACGCGAAAAAGCCTTGGAGCATAAGAACAGGATGTCAAGGATGGTGGAGGATAAAGACTTATTTGTATCTAGGCTCAAGGCAGCACGACAGTCCATTTATCAG GAAAAACTCAAACAGTTCGAAGAAAGGTTAGCAGAAGAAAGACATAATCGTTTGGAGGAACGTAAGAGACAACGCAAAGAGGAGAGGCGTATTTCTTATTACagagaaaaggaggaggaagagcagagattgcaagaagaaaaaatgcttaaag AGCTCGAAGAGAAGGAACGTATTGAGCGTGAAAAACGTGAGGAGGAACAGCGTGAATACCAGGAGCGTGTCAGAAAACTAGAAGAAGTAGAGAGGAAAAAACGTCAGAGAGAGCAGGAAATTGAAGAGAGGGAGCGTCGCAGAGAGGAGGAGCGGAGGGGTCTTGATGACCCACTTTCAAGAAGG GAATCTCGTTGGGGTGATAGAGATGCTGACAACACCTGGAGACGAACAGCTGAgccagaatcagaatggagaCGAGCACCACCAGAGAG GGAATGGCGCCGTGGAGAAGGGCGTGATGATGAAAGACCTTTCCGAAGAGGAGATGATCTGCTTAGACGTGGTGGTGTTGAAGAGAAAGAGCCTTCTTCCCGGGAAGCAAATGAAGACAGAGCCCCCAAGCAGGATGTGGACCAAGACAGGGAACCCATGCGGGGCGTGGACGAGGATGGGGAACCCAGGCGGGACGAGGATAGGGAACCCAGGCGGGACGAGGATGGGGAACCCAAGCGGGATGAGGACGGGGGACCCAGGCGGGGTGTGGACGAGGATGGGGGACCTAGGCGGGGTGTAGATCAGGACAGAGGGAGTTGGCGCACTGCAGATGACGACAG GGGGCCGAGGCGGGGCCTGGATGACGACAGGGGGCCCAGGCGGGGCCTGGATGACGACAGGGGGCCCAGGCGGGGCCTGGATGACGACAGGGGGCCCAGGCGGGGCCTGGATGACGACAGGGGGAGTTGGCGTACTGCAGATGAGGATAGGGGTCCCAGGCGCGGGCTGGATGAGGATAGGGGTCCCAGGCGCGGGCTGGATGAGGATAGGGGTCCCAGGCGCGGGCTGGATGAGGATAGGGGTCCCAGGCGCGGGCTGGATGAGGATAGGGGGAGTTGGCGCACTGCAGATGACGACAGGGGGCCCAGGCGGGGCCTGGATGACGACAGGGGGCCCAGGCGGGGCCTGGATGACGACAGGGGGCCCAGGCGGGGCCTGGATGACGACAGGGGGCCCAGGCGGGGCCTGGATGACGACAGGGGGAGTTGGCGCACTGCAGATGATGACAGGGGACCTAGGCGGGGCCTGGATGATGACAGAATTTCTAGACGAGATGAGGACAGAGGCCCCTGGCGTAGTGCAGATGAGGATCGACTCTCAAGACGTGATGACGACAGGGGTCCATGGCGTGGTGGGGATGATGACAGAGGGCCCAGGCGTAGTGATGATTCAAGACCTGGTCCTTGGAGACCATTTGGTAAACCAG GCGGATGGAGAGAACGAGAGAAAGCTCGCGAAGACAGCTGGGGACCCCCGCGAGACTCCAGACCTTCGGAAGACCGTGAGTTGGATAGAGATAAAGATATTGATGAAAATGAAAAGGATCGTGAGTTTGACAAAGATCGTGACCTTGATCGGGATGATCGCTTCAGACGTCCAAG GGATGAGGCTGGCTGGAGAAGAGGACCAGCTGAGGAAGTTTCCAGCTGGAGAGATTCAAGTCGTCGAGACGAATGGGATAGAGGTGGTCGTGACATGAGAGATGACCGGGGTGTTCGTGACCTGAGAGATCGTCGTGGTGATGATAGAGATAGAAGAGGACCTCCAATCAGAACAGACCGTGAAGAAA CGAGTTCATGGCGGCGTGGTGACGACAGAAAAGAAGAACGTGGAGAAGAACGTGAAACTATCCGGCGAGCTGCTCCGGCTCCAGCTCCGactcctgttcctgctgctgctcccgctgctgctcctcctcctattTCAAAAGATAGGGAGAGGGATGCAGAGAGCGAGAAGGGGTCCTGGAGAACAGAAAAAGAACGCGAATCTCTTCGTCGCACTAAACATGAAACAGATGAAGATGGATGGACCACTGTACGACGTTAA